One Cellulomonas soli DNA window includes the following coding sequences:
- a CDS encoding FtsX-like permease family protein — translation MNAMNPVLALAPRLQRAGGRDARIVTGLAVTAFAVSTALTLSVVGGLLGFVHRTQHPTSRFLEDVGDAYVLFAWTALVLLVVPLVTLGGAAARLGVSRRDARLATLRLLGATPREVVGLTLVETVGQGLVGAVVGTLLYAALLPLWALVPFQGTTFTVGELWVGWQGVLGALVVVPLLALVSGAVSLRRVTVSPLGVARRQTPPGLSALRLVLALVATGAFMVVSATLGMWGAAAVILLVVMLAVAFATLNALGPWTLGLLGRVLLRRATTPARLLAARRLLDDPRATWRVVGGLGLAGFVAGALAVVPALSVGQNVDAEGRLLFDDIVTGAMLTLVITFLVAAASAGIAQAASVLDRRREYALADLAGVPVELLDAVRRREVLVPLLAVGVGSAALALVMLLPLFGLAAVQSPGGLLLLLGCLVGGVALVVAATETSRPLLRSVLATTVVRAD, via the coding sequence ATGAACGCCATGAACCCCGTGCTGGCGCTCGCCCCGCGCCTGCAACGAGCCGGCGGGCGCGACGCCCGGATCGTCACCGGGCTCGCGGTCACCGCGTTCGCCGTGTCGACCGCGCTCACGCTGTCGGTCGTCGGCGGCCTGCTCGGCTTCGTGCACCGCACCCAGCACCCGACCAGCCGGTTCCTCGAGGACGTCGGCGACGCGTACGTGCTGTTCGCGTGGACGGCGCTCGTGCTGCTCGTCGTGCCGCTCGTGACGCTCGGCGGTGCCGCGGCCCGGCTGGGGGTGTCCCGGCGCGACGCCCGGCTGGCCACGCTGCGGCTGCTCGGCGCGACCCCGCGCGAGGTCGTCGGGCTCACGCTCGTCGAGACCGTCGGCCAGGGGCTGGTCGGTGCGGTCGTCGGCACGCTCCTCTACGCCGCGCTGCTGCCCCTGTGGGCGCTGGTGCCGTTCCAGGGCACGACGTTCACGGTCGGCGAGCTGTGGGTCGGCTGGCAGGGGGTGCTGGGCGCGCTCGTCGTCGTGCCGCTGCTCGCCCTCGTCTCCGGTGCGGTGTCCCTGCGGCGGGTGACCGTCTCGCCGCTCGGGGTCGCCCGACGGCAGACGCCCCCGGGCCTGAGCGCGCTCCGGCTCGTCCTCGCGCTCGTCGCGACGGGAGCCTTCATGGTCGTCTCGGCGACGCTCGGCATGTGGGGCGCGGCCGCGGTCATCCTGCTGGTCGTGATGCTGGCCGTCGCGTTCGCCACGCTCAACGCCCTCGGGCCGTGGACGCTCGGCCTGCTCGGCCGGGTCCTGCTGCGCCGCGCGACCACCCCGGCCCGCCTGCTGGCCGCCCGCCGCCTGCTCGACGACCCGCGCGCCACCTGGCGGGTGGTCGGCGGCCTCGGGCTGGCCGGGTTCGTCGCCGGGGCGCTCGCGGTCGTGCCCGCCCTCTCGGTGGGTCAGAACGTGGACGCGGAGGGCCGGCTGCTGTTCGACGACATCGTCACCGGTGCGATGCTCACGCTCGTCATCACGTTCCTCGTCGCGGCGGCGTCGGCCGGCATCGCGCAGGCGGCCTCGGTGCTCGACCGGCGGCGGGAGTACGCGCTCGCCGACCTGGCGGGTGTTCCCGTCGAGCTGCTCGACGCGGTCCGGCGACGTGAGGTGCTCGTGCCGCTGCTCGCCGTCGGCGTCGGGTCGGCCGCGCTCGCGCTGGTCATGCTGCTGCCGCTGTTCGGGCTGGCGGCCGTGCAGTCCCCGGGCGGCCTGCTCCTGCTGCTGGGCTGCCTGGTCGGCGGGGTCGCGCTCGTGGTCGCGGCCACCGAGACGAGCCGGCCGCTGCTGCGCTCGGTGCTCGCGACCACGGTCGTGCGCGCCGACTGA
- a CDS encoding Lrp/AsnC family transcriptional regulator has protein sequence MDDLDRAILRELTADARLPFRELGRRVGLSANAASARVRALQRDGTIRGFTVVTAHTAAQVGGVRPGPVPPSAIGPGRPLDGASATTAGHPLEVFVEVRLAPGASEEFLDRLHRPPGFPEVLDAVHVTGGYDYLLHALVADPAAIDHLVRRLKRETGAEQTFTRLALRTGTA, from the coding sequence GTGGACGACCTCGACCGCGCGATCCTGCGCGAGCTGACCGCGGATGCGCGGTTGCCCTTCCGTGAGCTGGGCCGCCGCGTCGGCCTGTCCGCGAACGCCGCCTCGGCCCGGGTGCGGGCGCTGCAGCGCGACGGGACGATCCGCGGGTTCACCGTCGTCACCGCGCACACGGCCGCGCAGGTCGGCGGGGTACGACCCGGTCCGGTGCCCCCCTCGGCCATCGGACCGGGTCGTCCCCTCGATGGTGCCTCCGCCACGACTGCGGGGCACCCGCTGGAGGTGTTCGTCGAGGTGCGCCTGGCCCCGGGTGCGAGCGAGGAGTTCCTCGACCGCCTGCACCGGCCGCCGGGCTTCCCGGAGGTGCTCGACGCCGTGCACGTGACGGGCGGGTACGACTACCTGCTGCACGCTCTCGTCGCCGACCCCGCCGCGATCGACCACCTGGTGCGCCGGCTCAAGCGCGAGACCGGTGCCGAGCAGACGTTCACCCGGCTCGCGCTGCGCACCGGCACCGCCTGA